In the Ruminococcus sp. OA3 genome, one interval contains:
- a CDS encoding extracellular solute-binding protein translates to MRKANKWIGLTMAVVLAGGMLSGCGSSGKTEEKTAEGQESSQAAEESDDDKVITFWHIGTDEPDISLYEDATEAFNENTKSGYRIENVAMEADAYKEKLLIAMSSGECPDIYTNWSGGPMNEYVEAGFAQPLDELYEKAPWKDKILDATIAQGKYKDKLYGVGMINVSVSGIYYNKDIFAQYNLEVPKTVSELEKVCDTLVENGKIPFALANAPKWTGSMYFMNLATRKGGLEPFSAAVDGSGSFEDESFIYAGEKIQEWVQNGYFPEGVNSLSEGDGQSKQLFYSEEAAMKMIGSWESGTYKADSEEFYNKLGWFPFPAVDDSDADASIQIGTMGDQFLSFNCEGEKLEAAFELLNYYFEDDYTQKMVDAGKIAPVKGVDALIEGELEKEIVTKIEAASATQLWYDQYLPPAVSTVHLDTCQELFGLTMTPEEAAKQLQAAMEEYNSEKSE, encoded by the coding sequence ATGCGAAAAGCTAATAAGTGGATTGGATTGACAATGGCGGTTGTTCTGGCAGGCGGGATGCTTTCCGGATGCGGGAGCAGCGGAAAAACAGAAGAAAAAACTGCAGAAGGGCAGGAGTCTTCACAGGCAGCGGAGGAGAGCGATGATGACAAGGTCATCACTTTCTGGCATATCGGTACAGATGAACCGGATATTTCTCTGTATGAGGATGCTACAGAGGCATTTAATGAGAACACGAAATCAGGCTACAGGATAGAGAATGTAGCCATGGAAGCAGATGCTTATAAGGAAAAGCTGCTGATTGCCATGAGTTCAGGTGAATGCCCGGATATCTATACGAACTGGTCCGGTGGCCCGATGAATGAATATGTTGAAGCGGGATTTGCGCAGCCACTGGATGAACTGTACGAAAAGGCACCCTGGAAAGATAAGATTCTGGATGCTACGATTGCACAGGGAAAATACAAAGACAAATTGTATGGTGTTGGTATGATCAACGTCTCAGTATCCGGAATTTACTATAATAAAGATATCTTTGCACAGTATAATCTTGAAGTACCAAAGACAGTTTCTGAATTAGAGAAGGTATGTGATACTCTGGTGGAAAATGGAAAGATTCCGTTTGCGCTGGCAAATGCTCCTAAATGGACAGGTTCCATGTATTTTATGAATCTTGCAACAAGAAAAGGCGGACTGGAACCGTTCAGCGCTGCAGTTGACGGAAGTGGCAGCTTTGAGGATGAAAGCTTTATCTATGCCGGAGAAAAAATACAGGAGTGGGTTCAAAACGGGTACTTCCCGGAGGGTGTTAACAGTTTAAGTGAAGGTGACGGACAGTCGAAACAGCTGTTCTATTCTGAAGAAGCGGCAATGAAAATGATCGGCTCCTGGGAGTCTGGAACCTATAAAGCTGACAGTGAGGAGTTCTATAACAAGCTGGGCTGGTTCCCATTCCCGGCAGTTGATGATTCGGACGCAGATGCATCCATTCAGATCGGAACGATGGGAGATCAGTTCCTCAGCTTTAACTGTGAGGGAGAGAAACTCGAAGCGGCATTCGAACTGTTGAATTACTATTTTGAGGACGATTACACACAGAAGATGGTAGATGCAGGGAAGATTGCACCGGTCAAGGGTGTTGATGCATTGATTGAAGGTGAGCTGGAAAAAGAAATTGTCACAAAAATTGAGGCGGCTTCTGCGACACAGCTCTGGTATGATCAGTACCTGCCGCCGGCAGTATCAACAGTGCATCTGGATACCTGTCAGGAATTGTTCGGACTGACAATGACACCGGAGGAAGCGGCAAAACAGCTTCAGGCAGCAATGGAAGAGTATAACAGCGAAAAATCTGAATAA
- the ugpC gene encoding sn-glycerol-3-phosphate ABC transporter ATP-binding protein UgpC produces the protein MASLSLTHINKTYPNGFEAVKDFNLEIEDKEFIIFVGPSGCGKSTTLRMIAGLEEISSGELKIDEQLVNDVEPKDRDIAMVFQNYALYPHMTVYDNMAFGLKMRKVPKDKIKEMVLEAARILDLEDLLKRKPKALSGGQRQRVAMGRAIVRNPKVFLMDEPLSNLDAKLRVQMRIEISKLHQKLGSTIIYVTHDQTEAMTLGTRIVVMKDGVIQQVASPKELYAHPCNKFVAGFIGSPQMNFLDGVISSENGNVYITIGKCKLLIPPSRAKALTDNQYIGKTVTLGIRPENIHDSQIFLETTPQNAVESTVKVSELLGAEVYLYFDVEGTQVTARVNPRTDLKAGDSVRVNFDMEKAHFFDKDTELIINV, from the coding sequence ATGGCAAGCCTGTCATTAACACACATTAACAAAACATACCCCAATGGATTTGAAGCGGTAAAAGATTTCAATCTGGAAATTGAAGATAAAGAATTTATTATTTTCGTAGGACCTTCCGGATGCGGTAAATCCACCACGCTGCGCATGATCGCCGGTCTTGAAGAGATTTCATCCGGTGAATTAAAAATCGATGAGCAACTTGTCAATGATGTTGAACCTAAAGACAGAGACATCGCAATGGTCTTTCAAAACTATGCCCTTTATCCGCATATGACCGTATATGACAATATGGCATTTGGACTAAAAATGCGTAAAGTTCCCAAAGATAAGATCAAAGAAATGGTTCTTGAGGCTGCCCGCATTCTGGATCTTGAAGATCTGCTGAAACGAAAGCCAAAAGCTCTTTCCGGCGGACAGCGACAGCGTGTTGCAATGGGGAGGGCAATTGTCAGAAATCCTAAGGTATTCCTAATGGATGAACCCCTTTCCAATCTGGATGCCAAGCTGAGAGTTCAGATGCGTATTGAGATCTCAAAGCTTCATCAGAAACTGGGTTCCACCATCATTTATGTAACACACGATCAGACAGAGGCCATGACACTTGGAACAAGAATCGTTGTAATGAAAGACGGCGTGATCCAGCAGGTGGCGTCTCCAAAGGAATTGTATGCACACCCCTGTAATAAATTTGTGGCGGGATTTATCGGCTCACCGCAGATGAATTTTCTGGATGGTGTTATCTCCAGTGAAAATGGGAACGTTTATATTACAATTGGAAAGTGTAAACTACTGATCCCCCCGTCAAGAGCAAAGGCGCTGACAGATAATCAATATATTGGCAAAACCGTTACTCTCGGTATTCGTCCGGAAAACATTCATGATTCTCAGATTTTCCTGGAAACCACGCCGCAAAATGCAGTAGAATCTACTGTTAAGGTATCAGAGCTTTTGGGTGCTGAGGTCTACCTGTATTTTGATGTCGAAGGCACTCAGGTTACTGCACGTGTCAACCCGCGTACAGACCTTAAAGCAGGGGATTCTGTCAGAGTAAATTTTGATATGGAAAAAGCACACTTCTTTGATAAGGATACAGAATTGATCATTAATGTATAG